The following nucleotide sequence is from Zea mays cultivar B73 chromosome 1, Zm-B73-REFERENCE-NAM-5.0, whole genome shotgun sequence.
AAGTAGAAGACCAACTTTATTTACCACCAGCACCTTACTCAATGAGTCCTGCCGAGAGGAAATTATTTTGCCAAGTACTAAAAGGGGTGAAGTTTCTTGATGGTTATGCAGCTGATATACGACATAATGTACATGTCAATGAGAGGAAAATAATTGGACTTAAGAGTCATGAGTGCCACATTATTCTACAACACTTGCTGCCACTTGCTGTTAAAAAAATATTGCCTACAATAGTCAGTGCTGGAGTGATCCGTATATCTAATTTTTTCAAGAAACTTTCTGCACCAGTCATTCGAATAAGTGACATGAAAAGTCTTGAGGCTGATATAGCTGAAACTTTGAGCTTTCTTGAGACTATATTTCTGCCTTCTTTTTTGATATTATGGTACACTTGATGGTACATCTTCCCGCTCAAGCAAAAATAGCAGGTCCAGCCCATTTTCGAAGCATGTGGCCGATAGAGAGGTACTTTCATATGCATATTGTAGCATAGCGAATAAAAATCATGTACGCTATGCTATAATGTTATCAATGATCCTTTTATTTATGTGCATAGGTATCTAATGAGATTGAAGGGTTCTGTTCATACAAAAAGTCATTGTGAAGGATCAATCATGGAGTGGTCTATGTTTACTGAATGCCTTACATTTTGTGCTCGCTATTTACATGGCGAGTCTCAATTGAACCATcttgatgcaaatgatgaagattgTAGTACAACTCCTTTCTTCCATAGAATTGGTCGTGGATTGTCTGGAAAATGCATAGTTACTTTAGACCACAAGACATGGCTACAAGCCCATAGATATGTTTTGTTCAACTATTACGATATAGGGCCTTACTTGGAGTAAGTTATCTATATAAGTATATATCTTCTCATCACATGATCACTACCTTTTGCATGTTGAAGTGATAAAATGACCTTTGTAGCAAGCATGCTCACTATCTATcctcaattggtcttcaaaataaACGAGATATCAACCGCATACAGCATCAATCCTTTCATGAGTGGCTTAGGTTGCATGTAAGTAAGAAATAAACTTAATAGATTTATTTGAGATGGAATTCACATATACTTTAACGGTAGCATTTCAAATTCAGGTGGAAGAAACGTGTGAAGAAGCATCAGGCGAGATTAAAATTTTAGCCAAGGCACCAATGATGGTTGCACACAAGTATAATAGCTAGCTATACCATAAATGGATTCAATTTCCACACACACTCCTATGATGATGGTAGAGCTATTCAAAATAGTGGGGTTGTTGTAGTTGCAGAGTCAACAAGCTTTGACAGGGGTAATAATGATAATGTCATAATAGGAAATAAGACCTATTTTGGTATTATCAATGAAATTGTTGAACTAAACTATAACCACAAAGGTATGGTCGTGCTTTTCAAATGTGATTGGGTTGACAACCGTGTGCAGCACAAGTGGGTGAAAACTGACCAGTTAGGTATCACATCTGTCAATTTTAAGCACTTGTTCAATACAAGTGACAAATTACCAGATGAGCCTTTCATTCTAGCATCACAAGCGGTCCAAGTATACTATGTTCCTGATCCAATTGATATTGAGTGGGCTGCTGTTGTTCAATCTAAAGCAAGAGATGTGTATGACCTGGATAATTTGGAGAACGAGCACATAGATAATGATAATCAGTTTTTTGCCCCACTAGTTGATCTAAATGGCAATGTGACTATTGATATTGTTAATGGGATTGTCCCTGCTGTTAGAAGAGACATAGATGGTTACCTAGTTGATCCTAAAACATCTAAAACAAAATCTGCAAAGTAAGTTCTTTTCTTCATTTCTGCAAAGTAGCTGGTATGTATTGAGTACTTTTCAAGGAGTTGCTAATTTCTTTATTCTCTGTAGAAGACAAAATGGCAAACAAAAGAAGAAAGCATAACGAAGCTATGGTCAACATGTATGAGATGCAGCGACTTGCAACCATTGCAGGCAACAAAAGACGGCTAGATGCTCTTAATATCCCAACTTTGAGTAATATGCAGCAGCACCAGGGTCAACCTAAGAAAAGGATAAAGGTATTTTTTATATGCTCCAGTTTATATATTTAATTTTTATATCCCAAGTTTTATTTATTAAATTGTGATGCAATGTTGCATCAATGTTGTCCATCTTTTTTCTAATCAATAAAATGCCCCACTAGTTGATCTATATGCCTTAGAAGTTGCCCTGTCAGGCTGTGAGGTTGAGATCAAATTTTGGGCCCAGTGAAATGTGCTCCACTTTGGGAGATACTACAACAAGCCATGGTTAAAATCTTGTAGCCAGGCTAGATTTGAGATAACAGTTTAGATAAGTGGATCTAGGTATAGTTACTCTAAAATTGAACTGATGGTCGACTGAGTTATCAAGTTCTGAAGCTTCAGGTTCTGTCATGTGGAAGCTATATAGTTCTTTGATCTCTACCTCGAACCTCTAAAATTGAACTGATGGTCGACTGAGTTATATAGTTACTCTAGATTTGAGATAAAATGTTGCTCAGGTTCTGAAGCTTCACGCCCAACTTATCAAGTTCTTCGATCTCTACCTCGAACTGAGTCCTAGACATATACTGTCATGCGGTCCAGGCATGTGTTGTTGCTAAAGATCATGACAGGACGATGTCACTGGTTGCTAAATATCATGACAGACCATGGTGTTCTTTCGCTAGCATTTTACCAGGAGTTATATTTTTAATTTGAGACACTTTGATTTTCACAACACTTCTCCAGTTGAACAGGAAGCAGCAGCAACTCTATTGTCTCACCTGCACTTAAATACACAATATGTTAGTATCAGGAAATACATGCTTTAGTTTGTCTTTAGGACTGACCATCAGATGAGATTCTGCAATCTGAATATCTGCTGATAGGAGTTAGCTCAAGAAAATAAAATCatttacagaccccttaatgccaTATGCAATCTTCCATCATCAAACAACCATTGTTCAATGACCAGCCATTCCCTTGCTGATCAGCTGAGGAAAGGCAACCAACTTGACATCCAGTTCCAGCATCCTTTCTCTTCACAGACCACGCTGCATGGTTTGTTGCGAAGATCTCCCAAGTTTTTCTTCCAACAAACATGGAATAAATCCACATTTAGGCCTTGTTTGTTTCTgttggattggtgggtcggaacgaatcctaaccggattgcttctctaatttatataaactttgattgagtgaaacgattccgggtgcaatccgacacaaAAGAACAAGGCCTTAGTGATACTACAACAAGCCTGTTAGCTTGTTTGTTTAAATCCACATTTCTCTGTGCTCCTGTCGACCTCTACCCTGCTCACCGTGCCACCCAATTCACCTACCTCCTGTCAAACCGTGCTTGTTAGCTTGTTTGTTTAAACTCTACTATGCTAGATTGACCAAAACATGGCCGCGACACCATTTTGATCATGACCTGGATCAGCTCAGGTATGCCTTTAATTAGTGACAACACAACGAATATGGAAATATAATTTAGTACAAAAGCAGAGGCATACCTGGGCTACTATTTTTCTGGTGCAATCAACTATTGTACAGTCTGTATCTGCAAAAGATCCACCAATTTCGAAATCCCAATTTTTGTTGTGCATAATTTTAATATGAATTCTAATAGAGGCGTGGCATACCTGGGCTACTAATTTTAATATGTTTGCCTAGTCCCAATTATAAAGGTTCAATATGAATTCTAATTGGAGCACCTTGTGCTGTGCATAATTTTGGATCAGTTAGGCCAAAAACCAACTTTTTTCCCTTGGTAATCCATGGAGTATCCATTCCATTTGTTCCTTGTGCTTAGCGCCTGGACAATTACTCCCTGTGGTGTAGAGTATTAATATGGTGAGCACACACACAAAAAACAGGAATTGAAGACATTGTAGGGCAAATATGTCACGTGTTTTTCACAACTTATCTTTCTTCCATTTCTCAAGAAAAAGTACTTACACCATGTTTCATTCTTGTAGAGAACTCACAACACCAGTGGTGCTGCAACTGAAGGTCATAATTTGCGTCCAAGGACACAAAGAAATTTATCTGAGAATGCAAATGAGCAGATTGATACAAATATTGGTTGTGATTCAATTGGAGATTTTCTGTGTGACAATGATTGTAATTATTCTGTTGTTGCATATACTTTTTCACCTTGCTATAGTACAACTAATGTGTTTAAATTAATGGaatcccatagtccacaaaagaAGAGAAAAGGAAGGGGTATTACAAAATTGGAGGACATATTTGCAAGGGGATCTGAGATGGCAAAAATTAAGATAGAACTGAATGAATTTGGTCAACCTATTGGAAACAATTCAAGTAAGTTTTCTAGTGCTATTGGGTGTCATGTGAGAAAGAAGTTGTCAGTTAGCAGTGTTGACCGGAGACTAGTGGATGGTGAGAAGAAGTATGAAGTCTGGACCGACCTAAAGGTATTTGCCCAAGTACATTATTATCGTTTCTTAGGTTGAAATTGTTTCTGACCATTAGACCAAGTTGTGATTATCTTTTTTTGGTTGGAAAATCAGAAAATCTTCGATGTAGATGATGCTGCCTTTAACTGGTTTTTAACCACTGCTGGAAGGAAATGGAAGGATTTTAAGTCAACCCTAAAGGCGCAGTATTTTAATGAGAATTTAACAGAAGAGGACATAAAGAACAAGCATAGTGGAAGGGTTAGTGATGAGGATTTGAAGTTTCTTTCTAAATATTGGGTGTCTCCTGAATGTGAAGGAAAGACAAAAAAGCCAAATTTAGTCGTTCAAAGGTTGGGGTACTTCATACATCTGGTAGCAAGAGCTTTGCTCGCTCTGGCCATGAAATGGTATTGAAGCAATTTGACTGTTGAATTTACATTatgatttttcattttcaattattAATATTAAAACAATTTACAGTCTAAGGAACTAGGTCACCCTCCTCGAAGAGATGAACTCTATATCAAAAACACATACCAGAAAGAATGGAGTTCCAACAAGACTTGTTGAACCAGTTATTGTAAGTTTTTGTGAACTTGACATTTATTGTAAGGTGTTTTTTGCATCACATTTGCTACTGTTTCCTATAGTGGTAGGTACTGAACATATCTCTTTTGCAACTCAATTTGGGTAGAACAAACTTAAAGAATATGTTGAGGCCCATCCAGAGTTGAAGGAAAGAACAATTCAAGAAGGTGATGCTTTTGCTGCTATTTGTGGAGAGAAAGAGCCAAGAGGACGTGTCCGAGTTTTGGGTCTAGGACCAACTCCCCAGGTATTGGTACCCCGGGCTTGAGAAGTTACACACCTACAAGACTCCAAATGGAAGTCCTAGCCCGCAAAAAGGCTGAACGTGAGAAAGCTGCTCTAGAACAACGCATAGCAGAAATGGAGGAGAAAATGCGGGAGCGAAGGATGGCTCATGAAATGAGAGATGTGGAAATCATCTCGCATGATGGTTCTAATACACGACACCATCCGGTAAAGTAGCTGAACATCTTAGAGTCATTTTGAAATCTATGGAATATTTATTACTTATTACCCTCATATTTATTTTAGGACACGAGGTCTGGACAACATATTGATCAAACACATAATATTGCTCAGTTTCATGAAGATGAAGCTTATGTGGAGGATGAAATCTCTGATGAGGGTGAAAACTTGCTTGGCAACAATCATGTTAGTGTTACCCCTGTAGTACATCCATCTAAAGGCAACCCTATCAATGGTACCCCAACAATGCAGCCCTCTAGCAAGACGACCAATACAACCCCAGTAGTGTAGCTATCTCAAGGCAACCCTACTAATGCGTCCCTAGCAGTGCAGCCCTGTCAAGGCAACACTAGAGCTATCCCAACAAGTCTGCCTCTTCACACTGAACTTGTAATTTTTTTATCCATCCTTCAAAGTTTCTAATTCTCATTTGCTAGTGGTTCTGTACATTTATTATATTCTTATAATTTCATTGTTTGCTTCAGATTGGAAAGGATGCATGTGATCTTATATGCCATATTGAGAGATCATCCTGTGGCTAAGGGAACAATTATTTCAACTAATCCAAGCTTAGTGCTAGGAGGAGTTGCTCTAGGAAAGCAATATTGTGAGGTTGTTGTGAATGTTGTGCTGAAAAGGGATGCCCTTCTACCTTGCCCATATGGTTATTTGGAGGAGATGGGTGATGCTGATCGGATGTCGATCGCATGGCCGTACAAGAGAGTAATAAGCTATCTCTTTGTTGTTTTTTCATATATGGTGATTGCATATTTTCTAACTAATGGTTTCTATGATTATATAGCTAAAGGTGAGCAAGACATCAAAATCATCCCAGAGTGCTACAGGTATATATATGATTGACATCAAAAGCATCCTTACTTTACTAGGTACTCTAATTGATTAGAATAATGCTTTTGGAATGGAGTTATGTTGCGTTCAACTATTGTATATTTAGCTTAATCATGGAGCAAGATGGTATCTATTCTATAGTTTATTTTGGAATGGATTTCTAAGTAGTCTACTAATGATTTGGGTTTTAATTTTGTCAGGAGGGAGGTCCTAGGGGTAGTAAGTCACTTGTTTACTCCATGATGACAATAGCAAGCAGATCGCGGTGGTGCCTATGGATGCTACAACAAGAAAGATCAAAAGTTCTTTTGGATAGATGCAGCTAGATATTTTGTTTTGTATTTTCTCCAAAAGAGAAATTTGCAAGTGAacttaaaattgtgaaaccaacatGTGGTTGTACTAGCTAGTATCTCtgagctttcacaagccaaacttAGTGTTGTTGTTGCTTATTTTGATCTTTATTACAACAAAAGCAAACTTGTGAACTTTTTATGTATGAATGCAGTACAATTGTTATTGTCATGAATGAAAACATGAGCTATGTATGAATGCAGTACAATTGCTATGTATGAATGCAGTACAATTGTTATCTGATGTTGATAATAATTGGAAACTGCTAGTAATATATTTTTTAGGCTCATATAGCCGTAGCGTTTGATTGTTAGTCGGTAAAAATACATATATCGCATCAGACAATGTGTCGGTATAAGTTCTAACAGACTGTCCGTCGGGATAAATATGTTAGTCGGTATATCTTTTTAACGTCTAACCGTCTGTCGGTATAAACATGTCTGCCGCTATACGTTTATGCCGACACCACTTACAGCGTCAGAAAGTGTTAATCAGTATAACTCTATAGCGACT
It contains:
- the LOC118475691 gene encoding uncharacterized protein isoform X2, whose product is MANKRRKHNEAMVNMYEMQRLATIAGNKRRLDALNIPTLSNMQQHQGQPKKRIKRTHNTSGAATEGHNLRPRTQRNLSENANEQIDTNIGCDSIGDFLCDNDCNYSVVAYTFSPCYSTTNVFKLMESHSPQKKRKGRGITKLEDIFARGSEMAKIKIELNEFGQPIGNNSSKFSSAIGCHVRKKLSVSSVDRRLVDGEKKYEVWTDLKKIFDVDDAAFNWFLTTAGRKWKDFKSTLKAQYFNENLTEEDIKNKHSGRVSDEDLKFLSKYWVSPECEGKTKKPNLVVQRLGYFIHLVARALLALAMKCLRN